A region of the Pseudomonas asiatica genome:
CTAGAAGAGATGCCGAAGAATAAGGAAGTTCAATTGCCGCCAGCCAAGGCCGACTGCAATTTCTGTTCGCTGATCGACCACTTTCCGCCCCGCGCGCATGGCCCGTGCCGTGCTGATCGCCGACCATCGAATGCGAACCCTGCCACCCTACAAGGAATTTACATGCAAAGGCTCACCACCCGAAACGGCCTGGACCTGCCCGCGATCGGCCTGGGCACCTGGCCAATGACCGGCAGCGAGTGCACCCAGGCCGTGCGCCAGGCGCTTGAAGTGGGTTACCGGCACATCGACACCGCCACTGCCTATGACAACGAAGCCGCCGTCGGCCAGGCCCTGCGCGACAGCGATGTACCGCGCGAGCAGATTCACCTGACCACCAAGGTATGGTGGGATCGCCTGGCGCCCAAGGCCATGCGCCAGTCGCTGGAGGACAGCCTGCGCGCGCTGGGTACCGAGCAGGTCGACCTGTTCCACATCCACTGGCCCGGCCAGGACTGGGACCTGGCCCGCAGCATCGAAACCCTGGTGGCCCTGCGTGACGAGGGCAAGGCGCGCAGCATCGGCGTGGCCAACTTCCCGCTGGGGCTGCTGCGCCAGGTGGTGGAAACCCTGGGCGCGCCATTGTCGGCGATCCAGGTGGAATACCACGTGCTGCTCGGCCAGCAACCGCTGCTGGACTATGCCCGTCGCCACGACCTGCTGCTCACCGCCTACACCCCGCTGGCCCGTGGGCAGGCGGCGGCGCAGCCGGTGATCCAGGCGATCGCCCGCAAGCATGGCGTACTGCCCAGCCAGGTGGCGCTGAAGTGGTTGCTGGACCAGGACGGCGTGGCGGTGATCCCCAAGGCCGGCAGCCGCGAGAACCAGCTGGCCAACCTGGCGGCGTCGAACGTGCAACTGGATGACGAGGACCGCGCGGCGATCGCCGGGTTGCCGAAGGACCAGCGGGTGGTGAGCCCGGCGTTTGCGCCGGACTGGAACAGCTGATTGCGGCTCAATATCTGAAAGCTGACACGATCTCTGTGGGAGCGGCCTTGTGTCGCGAAAGGGCCGCAAAGCGGCCCCGGCAATTTTTGCGGCGAAGCTGAAAATGATGGGGGCGCTGCGCGCCCCAATCGCGACACAAGGCCGCTCCCACAATGGGCCGCGTAGGCCGTTATATTGGCGTCACGACCTGCTTCAACCGCTCGTTCGCCGGTGCCGGTCGCCCGTACAGGTAACCCTGGAAGTGCGAGCACCCCTCCGCCGCCAACCGGCGCATCTGCTCTTCCGACTCAACCCCCTCGGCCGTGGTCTTGATCATCAGGCTGTTGGACAGGTCGGTAATGGCGCGGATGATCGACATCGCCTCGCGACTGTCGCACATGTCATGCACGAACGACTTGTCGATCTTGATCCGGTCGAACGGGAACGAACGCAGGTAGCCCAGCGAGGAATACCCGGTGCCGAAATCGTCCAGCGAAATGGACACGCCCAGGTCCTTCAGTGCACGCAGGGTACGCACGTTCTCCTCGCTGTTGCCCAACAGCACCGACTCGGTGACCTCCAGCTCCAGCCGCTGTGGCGGCAGGCCTGAGTCGGCCAGCGCCAGGGCCACGGTGTGCACCAGGTTGGCATTCTTGAACTGCACCGCCGACAGGTTGACCGACACCGTCTGCTCACTGTCCCAGCTGGCCGCCTCCTGGCAGGCCAGGTTCAGCGCCCGGTTGCCCAGTTCGTGGATCAGCCCGGTTTCCTCGGCGATGGGGATGAAGTCCATGGGCATGACCATGCCACGGGTCGGGTGCTCCCAGCGCAGCAACGCCTCATAGCCGGTAACGCTGCTGGTCTGCTGGTCGACCACCGGCTGGTAGTGCAGCTGCAACTGGCCCAGGTGCAGCGCGGTGCGCAGGTCGGTTTCCACCAGGCGGCGCTGGCGGGCGGCGACGTCCAGTTCGACGTTGAAGCACTCGTAGCGGTTGCGGCCATTGCGCTTGGCCTCGTACAGCGCCATGTCGGCGTAGCCCAGCAGTTGCTCGGCCTGGTCGCTGTCATCAGGCGCAATGGCAATACCGATGCTCACCCCCACCGTGAACTGGTGCCCCTCGATCTGGAACGGTGGGCAGATCGCGTTGATCAGGCGCTGCGCAGTGTTGCATGCGGCCTCCCGGCCCTCCAGGCCGGTCAGCACCACGGCAAACTCGTCGCCGCCCAGGCGGGCCAGGGTGTCGTGTTCGCGCAGTTCGCGCCGCAGGCGCTTGCCCAGCGCGCGCAGCAGCTTGTCGCCAAAGGCGTGGCCCAGCGAATCGTTGATGTTCTTGAAGTTGTCCAGGTCCAGGCACAGGGCGGCGGTCAGCTTGGCGTGCTCGCTGTCACGCACCAGCGCCTGGCGCAGGCGTTCGTTGAACAGGGTGCGGTTGGGCAGCCCGGTCAGCGCATCGTGGTGCGCCATGTGGTGGATCTGCGCGTGGGCGGCCAGCTCTTCGGTGGCGTCTTCGGCAACGAACAGCACGTAGTCGGCCTGGCCTTCACGGTTCTGGCTGAGCAAGGTGCGGCTGCGCAGGGTGCGTGGGCCGCAGGCCGTGTCGACCCGGGTTTCGGCGGCATGCCCCTTGGTGCTGCGGGCGCCACGGGCCAGTTGCTGTTCCAGGTAACCGGCAGCACCCGGTGCCAGGCATTCGCCGGGCAACTGCCCGGTCATGCTGCGCTGCGGCCCGCCGAACAGGCGCTCGGCCTGCTGGTTGGCCAGCAGGATGCGCTGGCTTTCCAGGTCCTGGACAATGACGCTGGCGGGGATGTTGGCAATCACCGAATCAAGGAACTGCGACAGTTTGGCCATTTCCTGGCTGTACTGCTCGGCCAGTTCCTTGGCCTGCAGCAGTTCCAGCTCTTGCCGGTGGTGCTCGGAAATGTCGCGGGTGACCTTGGCGAAGCCCACCAGTTGCCCGGCATCGTCGTACACCGCGTCGATCACCACATGGGCATGGAAGGTCGTGCCGTCCTTGCGCAGGCGCGAACCGGTCTCTTCAAAGCGCCCGGTGCTGCGCGCCTGCTCAAGGTTGAGCGCGGGCAGCCCGGCGGCGCGCTCGGCATCGGTGTAGAACAACGAGTAGTGCTGGCCGACGATTTCCTCGGCCAGGTAGCCTTTGGCGCGCTGGGCGCCAGGGTTCCAGTTGGCGACGATACCTTCGGGGGTGAGCAGGTAGAAGGCATAGTCCACCACACTCTGGATCAACAGCCGGTACATGATGTCGGGGCTTGCGACTAGCGACATGAACTTTACCTGGGCCTTCGAAAGGCGTGAAAAGGATTGGTGGCATTATGCCTCCGATGACGATTTTGTGAAGTAGCTCACAAAAAGCCACGATCCCTTCAATTTGCGAACGAAGGCTGGCAACCCCTCAATGGCGGGCGCCCGTCACCAGGAAATTGAGCAAGCCCGGTTCGTCATCCAGGGCTATGGGCTGCGCCGGGCGCGACAGCTCGGCCAGCACGGCATCGCAGAAGGCCACGGCAGGCATGTCCTGGGCGTAGCAGCGCATCAGCCAGTCGCCCTCGCCGCCCAGCAGTTGCAATGCCACCGCCCGGCCGATGCCCTGTCGGCGGTACTTTTTCAGGATGAACAGGTCGGCCAGTTCGAACGCGTCGATGCCCGGCAGCTCGCTGCGTTCGACCAGCACGAAACCGGCGATGAAACCATCTGCCAGCACCAGGTACGCGCCCCAACCATCGGCCTGCCAGTAACGTTGCAGGTGCTCGTCATGGATATAGAAGCGGCCGTCCACTTCGACGTCTTCCTGCTCCCAGTCCGAGGACTCGTAGGCGTAGAACTGGTAGAGGTTGCGAATCAGCGGGGCCTGGTCGGCAGTGGTTGCCAGCAGTTCGATGGGCAGCATGGTGCGGGGGCTCGGGTAAAAAGGCGGATTCTAGATCAACAGCCCCTGGCAGCAAAAAGCCCAGGCCCTCCCCGCACGGAAAGGCCCAGGCAAAACCATCACAAGCACATCACTCATTGATTTAGCAGGCCCCTGTGGGAGCGGGTTCACCCGCGAACACCGGCACAGCCGGTGCCATACACCGTGTCGCATTCTTCGCGGGTAAACCCGCTCCCACAACGACCTCTACAACCGGAGCAATAACACCACTCAGGCCCCCTGCAACGCACGCGGGCGGTGGCTGCGCGCCTCGGCGTCCGGCGCCTTGGCCGCCTGCAGGTGGAAGTCGAACGCCAGTTCGGCAAAGCGTTCGCCCTCTACGCCGCGATCACGCGCTGCCGCCGCATCCTCGACAAAGCGCAGCTCGCCGACCAGCCCGTCACGGGTGGCATAGGCAAAGTCATCCCACAGGTACTTGTCGCCGGCCAGGTTTATCTGCGTGGTCAGATGGCGGTGCCCCGGCGCCGAGATGAAGAAGTGCACATGCGCCGGGCGCTGGCCGTGGCGGCCGAGCAGGTCCAGGCATTCCTGGGTTGGCCCCTGCGGGTCGCAGCCGTACCCCGACGGCACGATGGAGCGCGCGCGGTAACGCCCTTCGGCATCGGTGATGATGCGCCGGCGCAGGTTGTACTCGGACTGGGTCGAGTCGAAGTACGAATAGGTGCCCTGGGTGTTGGCATGCCACAGGTCAACAGTGGCGCCGGCCAACGGCTTGCCTTCGGCGTCGAACACCTGGCCCTGGAGGAACATCACCACGCCCGGGTCGCTGCCGTCGTCCATGCGCGCTTCACCCTGCGCCAGCGGCGCCCCCGCCACATACAGCGGGCCTTCGATGGTGCGCGGGGTGCCGCCAGTCAGGCCGGCCTCGGCGTCCTTGGCATCCTGCAGCAGGTCGAGGAAGTGCTCGATGCCCAGCCCCGCCGCCAGCAGGCCGGCTTCGTTACGGCCACCCAGGCGGTTGAGGTAGTCGACGGCATGCCAGAACTCGTCTTCGGTGATTTCCAGGTCTTCGACCAGGCGTGCAGTGTCCTGCAGCACACGCAGGATGATCTGC
Encoded here:
- a CDS encoding GNAT family N-acetyltransferase, producing MLPIELLATTADQAPLIRNLYQFYAYESSDWEQEDVEVDGRFYIHDEHLQRYWQADGWGAYLVLADGFIAGFVLVERSELPGIDAFELADLFILKKYRRQGIGRAVALQLLGGEGDWLMRCYAQDMPAVAFCDAVLAELSRPAQPIALDDEPGLLNFLVTGARH
- a CDS encoding aldo/keto reductase, with amino-acid sequence MQRLTTRNGLDLPAIGLGTWPMTGSECTQAVRQALEVGYRHIDTATAYDNEAAVGQALRDSDVPREQIHLTTKVWWDRLAPKAMRQSLEDSLRALGTEQVDLFHIHWPGQDWDLARSIETLVALRDEGKARSIGVANFPLGLLRQVVETLGAPLSAIQVEYHVLLGQQPLLDYARRHDLLLTAYTPLARGQAAAQPVIQAIARKHGVLPSQVALKWLLDQDGVAVIPKAGSRENQLANLAASNVQLDDEDRAAIAGLPKDQRVVSPAFAPDWNS
- a CDS encoding putative bifunctional diguanylate cyclase/phosphodiesterase, which codes for MSLVASPDIMYRLLIQSVVDYAFYLLTPEGIVANWNPGAQRAKGYLAEEIVGQHYSLFYTDAERAAGLPALNLEQARSTGRFEETGSRLRKDGTTFHAHVVIDAVYDDAGQLVGFAKVTRDISEHHRQELELLQAKELAEQYSQEMAKLSQFLDSVIANIPASVIVQDLESQRILLANQQAERLFGGPQRSMTGQLPGECLAPGAAGYLEQQLARGARSTKGHAAETRVDTACGPRTLRSRTLLSQNREGQADYVLFVAEDATEELAAHAQIHHMAHHDALTGLPNRTLFNERLRQALVRDSEHAKLTAALCLDLDNFKNINDSLGHAFGDKLLRALGKRLRRELREHDTLARLGGDEFAVVLTGLEGREAACNTAQRLINAICPPFQIEGHQFTVGVSIGIAIAPDDSDQAEQLLGYADMALYEAKRNGRNRYECFNVELDVAARQRRLVETDLRTALHLGQLQLHYQPVVDQQTSSVTGYEALLRWEHPTRGMVMPMDFIPIAEETGLIHELGNRALNLACQEAASWDSEQTVSVNLSAVQFKNANLVHTVALALADSGLPPQRLELEVTESVLLGNSEENVRTLRALKDLGVSISLDDFGTGYSSLGYLRSFPFDRIKIDKSFVHDMCDSREAMSIIRAITDLSNSLMIKTTAEGVESEEQMRRLAAEGCSHFQGYLYGRPAPANERLKQVVTPI
- the catA gene encoding catechol 1,2-dioxygenase, giving the protein MTVKISHTADVQAFFKEVAGLGHAEGNPRFKQIILRVLQDTARLVEDLEITEDEFWHAVDYLNRLGGRNEAGLLAAGLGIEHFLDLLQDAKDAEAGLTGGTPRTIEGPLYVAGAPLAQGEARMDDGSDPGVVMFLQGQVFDAEGKPLAGATVDLWHANTQGTYSYFDSTQSEYNLRRRIITDAEGRYRARSIVPSGYGCDPQGPTQECLDLLGRHGQRPAHVHFFISAPGHRHLTTQINLAGDKYLWDDFAYATRDGLVGELRFVEDAAAARDRGVEGERFAELAFDFHLQAAKAPDAEARSHRPRALQGA